The Esox lucius isolate fEsoLuc1 chromosome 20, fEsoLuc1.pri, whole genome shotgun sequence region AATGCAGccctttaaataataatttaattagacttgggacaccaggtgaacGCAtataatgatgaggtagaacagagaACCGGCAGGCCCCAGAccttgtagggtaagagttgagtaCCCCTGCCTAGACGTTTTTTTACCAGATAATTGTGTGTAACCACTGTGGCCACAAGGTGGCAGTGTTACATCACGCTTGGTTGGAAGCCTGTTATTTTATCTCAGTAGTACCAGTATGTGCCAAGGTAGCAGCAGCATCCATTGTTAGaccaacgtgtgtgtgtgtgtgtgtgtgtgtccccccgaAGGAGCAGCCTGCGAACGCCCCCGTCCTCCTGTGGCTCCAGGGGGGTCCGGGAGGAACCTCCATGTTTGGGCTGTTTGTAGAGCATGGACCCTATGTTGTGTTCAAGAACCTAACAGGTACAAGCTTggctatatatttattttcacccGAGAACCTAATTCCAGAAGCGACTTTGTTAGGGCATTGAACATGcctgttatttttttgtcaatggTAATTGATCCTGATACCCAGATGGGTTGACTGTTTCTGTACGTCCCGCTAAATTTCTCAGACTGCATCTCTTGTCCTTGTGAACCTTATTCCTGTTTGCAGTGGGATACAGAGAATTCCCCTGGACTTCCAGATACTCTGTCCTCTACATTGACAATCCGGTGCGTATGGTATTTACAAACCCTCTTTGAGCAGATGTACTGCCGTGTGGGGCCATGATCCCCAATGAAAGTCACAGTGCTGGGGagcagggtgccatttgggacagagtGGTCTGTCTTAAACGGGCAGGTTTGGTTGGAGTTGATTACATGGAGGCCTGTAATATGTTTCCTGTTACCATGTGATTTTGCGTGATCGTAATGTCAAGTGCATGTTGTTTTTGTCCAGGTTGGTACAGGATTCAGTTTCACAGACGATGACAACGGCTTTGCACAGAACCAGGATGATGTGGGCAGAGACCTTTACAGGTGAGACATGTCGGTGCTGTATTTACACAGGAAACCCAATTCTGATTTGATTTTGCCCCATTGCATATATTTAACACACCAGATCTTCAGAGCTTATTTTATTAGTCCTTAATTAGCAAATTCTATAGCcagtggatgttttttttttcccctacACATTCTTGATGGGATCAGAACGTTTTCAGGCGGTTTACTTTCTGATGAGAATTGGGCCTGGTCATTCCGATCTGGGTAACACAATGATCTTTGAACTGGCCTTTACCTGGTCAGCCTGTGTCCCTACTACTATTCTGTCACATGAAACGTATTAGTGAACTACAGGAGCAGATACAATAACAggtatttcatatttttgatCAGGGTAATCTGATCAAGTGAGCTGTCTTTCTAAACACAGCCTTACAGATACACAAACTCAAAACATAGGCTTCTTGAGAtttgaaagaaatacattttatggtttCAAACGTTGCCTCTGcacaatatacatttacaacCCAGGACCTTGGTCATGTCACGTGAGCCACTGAGTCCGTACCCTGTTGTTTCTTTGCCATTCAGTGCCTTGACTCAGTTCTTCCAGATCTTCCCAGAGTACCAGTCCAACCCATTCTATGCTACAGGCGAGGTATGTTTAGCCGGTACTTTGTTACATGCCCTCCCAGAGTGAATGAAGAGTTACTGAACTTGAGTGGAACTGACCTCCACTTCTTCCAGTCGTATGCAGGAAAGTATGTCCCAGCCATTGGTTACTACATCCATAAGAACAACCCCACCGCCAAAGTGCAGATCAACTTCAAGGGTGTTGCCATAGGAGACGGCCTCTGTGACCCAGAGCTGGTGGGTCTCTTTCGTTCATCCCCCAACTCCGCGTGGATCTAACCTGAGTAGCACCAGAGAAACTCCGGTGGACATGCTACTGGAAATAGCCCAGCGTGACGGTAAGAGGAGTCGTCTCTAACTCCCCCTTCTCTGTCCACCTCTCAGATGCTGGGGGGGTATGGAGACTTCCTCTACCAGACGGGCATGATAGACATGCTCCAGAAGCAGTATGTGGAGCAGCAGACGGACAGCGGGGTGCAGCTTATCCGACAGGAGAAGTGGGTGGAGGCCTTTGAAGTAAGATGCCATTGATGTTCGACAAagcagtacccccccccccccagcgaaTCCCTGTGACCCTAAACTGTGTGCGCCGTAACTTGAAGCATGTTCGATGTTCTTTGTAACCGGCCAGCCTCTGCGTGTTTGCCTGTCACGACCTCTGACCCCAGGTACTACTGTCCACTCTTGCTTCCAGGTGTTTGACCGCTTGCTGAACGGTGACATTGAACCGTACCCGTCGTTCTTCCAGAACGCCACCGGCTGCACCAACTACTTCAACTACCTGCAGTGTCGGGTTGGTACTCCGACAGCACACCTCCGACAGCACACCTCCGACAGCACACCTCCGACAGCACACCGCTTATACAGAAACTGACACACAACTGTCTCAACATGGGTTCAGTTACATTtcctgaaagaaaatgtttgtgctTGGTGACGCGGTATAATAACTAACTCTGTCTATCCAACATTTTGGGCAGGCCGAAATGAAAatgtgagtgtgttgtgtttgttgtcgCAGGAGCCGGCAGACCAGGGGTACTTCTCCCAGTTTGTGACGCTGGCGGAGGTGAGGCACTCCATCCATGTTGGAAACCTGACGTTCCACGATGGCTCTGAGGTGGAGAAGCACCTGGTGCAGGATGTCATGAAGAGCATCAAACCTTGGCTCGCCACGCTCATGGACAACTACCGGGTAAGATGAGAGACGCTCCCCGGGACATTATGTCACCACACGTTGGTTTATCTTAGTTTGGGTCGCTGTATCGGACACCACTTGCAAACGCTGGCTTCTCTTCGCGGGTGTGGATTGAGTGAAAAACCCACGTTGATTGTTTGTGTTTGACGAGCGCCTGCCCTCCCAGGTGCTGATCTACAGTGGTCAGCTGGATGTGATTGTGGCTGCCCCCCTGACCGAGAGGTTCCTGCCCACGGTGAACTGGACTGGGGCCGACGAGTTCAGCAAAGCCCCCCGCTTCCACTGGAAGGTCCAGCCAGAGGACACTGAGGTGGCTGGATACGTACGCCAAGTAGGAGAGTTCTACCAGGTCAGTGCTGTCAGTCTGTGTCGAGGGCTCCTGCTGAGTTGTCAGGTCAGTGCTGTCAGTCTGTGTCGAGGGCTCCTGCTGAGTTTTCAGGTCAGTGCTGTCAGTCTGTGTCGAGGGCTCCTGCTGGGCTGCCAAGTCATTCTGGCCACCCTGTTATGTAGGAGACGCTCTGATTCAGTCAGTGCATTCAGCTGTGGATTGTAGGAAAACAACCAGGTGACACCAATTGTTTATTCAGAACTTCTGTTATCAACAAAATCTGTGCAATGAAGATAACAGAATCTTTATTGACACCAAATGGGAACACAGTGCTTCTGATGAGGAAACTGAACATTGTGACAACCCCATGACTGTTGATTGGGTCTTAAACTCTGTCTCTCCCGTTGTCCTGCAGGTGATCATACGAGGGGGAGGGCACATACTGCCGTACGACCAACCAGAGAGGTCATTCGATATGATTGACAGATTCCTCTCAACGCAGGGATTTCTTTGAGCAAGTCGGGGACCGAGCAGGAACACAGCTGATCTGAGTTCCTCCACCTTTGGCCTGGCATTGGTTTCCGGACTTTGATTCAGTGCCTGTTGATTTTAAACATTGTTAGCAAGTATGTTACCATGGAAACCAGCAATACGTGACGTGTCACCCAGAGAAGCTGCACTCTCAGGGGTCTTGTTCAATGGATGTGATTGTTCTGACAGCTTTGCTTTTGTCAGGGTTTGATAACGTCCAGAATGTCGTAACAGTCCGATTTGAAACTGCTCTgtaaattcaaattaaattctCATGtttgtggaaatgaataccttttttctttttttttttttttactactgtGTACAGTGATATGTTGCACATGATCAATATTTTTTGACAAAGAGGATAACATTTAATGTAATAgtttcaataaaaagaaaatcaagcATTGCTCTGTCAGGTTCCATGAGTGAACACCAGAGGGCGCCAGTGTTTCAAATAATGAATTCCTAGTGGTATTGTAACGTAGAATTCATGTTAAAATTTGAAAGTAGCGCCCTTGTtgaaattcaaagaatgccCAGTGCTTTTGCTtataaattgttttcattaaatgcaTTTGTGTCGGTCATACAAAATCAagctgttttataaaaaaaataagtttgaCAATAGGCTACCATACCTTCCTGGTTCTGGTATGACTGTACTACCAAAAGAGGACCCACACCTGCTTCAGATAATAATGCCTGTATAGTATGTTCTACAGCAACTGATCAACTGGCTGGCATGTTTGTCTTTGGTTGTTCTGGCTGTTCACCATGTACATCTTTAAACCACTATGTCACTCATTATCTCATCAGTCCTCTACTAGGCTGTCTGGTCATCTCAATATTTAATGAGGTTTTTTTGGCCATGTTGAACATGTTACCCTTTAATGTGAAATCAATGTTCAGAGGTTTATATAAGAAGACTACTTTTAGGTTATTTGTAAGTGGGGAGTTGGTTGTGTCctaagccctcctgttctggACATTATTCCCTTCTCGCATAATCCCAGACATGTTCTACAGtacattgtttatattgtaaattatatatattctatatattGTCATTCGTGATAAGTGTTAGGTAATACGCTTTCTAATTTCTAGCTCCATCCTTGAATATgcagaacaaaaaatataaacaccaATTTTAAAGATTTTACACAGTTAAAGTTCATACCAgtcaagtgaaataaataaattaggcCCTTATCTTTGAATTTCACATGATAGAAATAAGCTTTTATGTGTGTGTCGTTTTTGAAACTTGGGGACTTCGACAGTTCAGTATTGCATTTTTGTTCATTATACATgcgtacatttttctttaaaaggAGTAACATAAAAGAACACACTACACTATACAATGGACCCCTACCAGCATTGAGCTGACCGCTAGATGATGGTGGCCTCTCACACAGTCAGGAAGCTACTTGCTTATCAGTAACATGTGGTAAGTTAGTCATTTTTGTGGAATATCCTTTCCATGGATGTTTTTGTCACAAAGCACCTGTATTAAATTATTGTATTATACCACAAACAACTTCATGGACATCCTAAAAGGTCAAACAAATCAAAGTTATTGCAAAACCTGATTATATGAATAATCAATGACAATGGATTTTAAGGTCTTATCTGCTAAATGTATAGGTTAAATACTATTTTTAAATCCCAGATTTAGTGTGTTATGTCTTCTTCTTTCATCATTGTTGGTACATCACCTTATATACATTGAAAGATGTTGCCTTCATCACACCTAGGTCAAAGAGGTTTCCACAGAAAaactttatttgttttcatattaTTTACCTTTTAGGAAACAACATATTTCTCTTGTGAACAGCCACCTGAAGGGCAACTTCATGTGAACAACAATTTCTTCCCCCTAAATGTTAGATACAAATGTCTAGTCCCAAGGTCTTGAtgtcaaaatattgtttgtctGTGAATTTAAAAGACACTTCATTAGGCATTTGAGTCTACTTTGAGTAAGGTTACAGAACAAGTGCTTTATTTTCATACTGTAATGTTGCCACGGTGATATTTAACATCTGTACAAATGCAGAGAGCAGACAATACAATATGCGATGACACAAAATGTACAAAGTTATGCAGGCAATTATGAATTCATCAATTAATTAGGCATAATAAAGAACAGACATGTATCAAAGCGAGGAAATAATCATTGACTAACATACACTGAAAAGGCTGCAGACAAGTGCTAGGCGAACATCATTTACATACACGTATCAACCACCGAGGACTCCTTCCGAAAAGAAAGGTGGTTGTGTTACATGTAGAGTCAGGATTACAGAAATGAATTACATTCTATACAATATTTATAGTTTTATAttcaaaattatacatttatacTTTTGTTAATGGTGTAGGCATTCTTTTCCACGTTTCTCACAGAAACCTAAACAAATCCACTCACACTGCACTCCCTTCACCTATCACCTTGTACAGATCTCTTTCCTCCTAAACGTCACCTGTATCCACTGTCAAGAAGACCAACTGTTAGCTGTTACTTCaacaaaatgtgacaaaaaacTCCAGTTGTCATGTTGTGGTCAGTGTCATGTTCTCCATGATGCAAGAATGTTATTTCAGAACTTCATAATACTAGTAGTTGGTGAAAGTAATAAGCCATACTGTAGAGATCCTAATgttggtaaaaaataaaataaaaattaaataaggCAAGCACTTTTTAGGTGTTTAACAGGGAAGCCCTTAATGTTAAACCTTCCACACATTcggttatacacacacacactcaaaccgATCGCCGAAACCCTTTCTACAAAACCGTGGTGCAACGCACCCGAGAAAAAGCCAGAGCATGTTTCCAGTTCACCTCGCTAATTTAGTTAGCTACCTTCACAGTGAGCGAAACTGGAGATCAACAAGGTTGTCTAAACAGACATCTGAAAGGTACACGTGTAAAGCTTCATAAGCAGCACCCAACAAACCGCCTTGCGGTCTCCACAGaacaacagtcagtcagtcagtgtgtcgCTGGTGTTTGAACCGGGCATCGCTGAGACCTCAATATGGCTATTCTACCCTCCGGCAATCACAGAGGACAAAGTGCATAGACGGCTACATGGTTCCTCCCTCCATCGCCAGCCTCTGGAGCTGATTGGCTGGCTCCTAATGAAGGACACCGTGCCCTAAGTTACTGCTGGGATGAACATGTTTAGGGAATAGAATGAAGATTGGGACGTTTCTCCAAGGCACAGTTCTCAGGCCAGCTTAGTAACTCCCCTCTATAATAGTTAAGGTAAGGATAGGGATATGGTAAGCTGTTCCTAGATCAGTGCTTCCTACAGGCTGGCTTGAACAAGGTTAACAGAGTTGTGGTGAGAAATAAAACGTATATCAAGCTTTTCTGCTGGAGGATTTTGTTTTTGACAGAGCcaacagacatgcagacacacacacaggcagacacacacaggcagacacacacacagaggcagacacacacacagacacacacacacaggcagacacacacacaggcagacacccacacagacagacacacacaggcagacacccacacagacagacacacacaggcagacacacacacaggcagacacccacacagacagacacacacaggcagacacccacacagacagacacacacaggcagacacacacagaggcagacacacacagaggcagacacacacacacagacagacacacacagaggcagacacacccacacagacagacacacacacaggcagacacacacagaggcagacacacacagaggcagacacacacacacagacagacacacacaggcagacacacacaggcagacacacacagaggcagacacacacagaggcagacacacacacacagacagacacacgcacaggcagacacacacacagacacaaacacacaggcagacacacacacagacacaaacacacaggcagacacacacacagacagacagacacacagacagagctcCATTTACGGTTATACCCGTATCGATGAATCATTACAGACTGCACCTTTGGAAAAGTGAAGGAAAATTCAGACAGAGCTGACATGCTGCATCTAACGTGAATGCAGTCTCTGCTAACGAGGGAACAACACCTTTAACCTGTAACCATGGTGAGGCTGAACTTCAGCAATAAACACTGAGTTCAGACCCTAGAAGTAAAGGTCAGAGGTTAGATGGAGGGTCAGTGTTTTTCCCTTGGTCAGCCAGTCAGTTAGCTTTGCCAAATCCCtgacacacacgtcaacagcaggaagactcacacacacacacacacacacacacatacacacacacacacacacacacacacacagtgtacactCAGAGACTGGGGAAAACAATCACTTAAACAGCTCAATGGAAAAGTTAATTATGTCTAAAAGGTATTTGAAACAACCAaaattgccttcattgcatAAAAAAAGACAAGTTTAGGCACGTTGTGACATTGTGGAAAGCATTACGGCTGAAACTGCTAAATAGCTTTTTAAAACTGGTCATAACAGTTCTGCGGGCCCGTTGATAAAGAGCCACCTCTAATCATTATTTGATGCACTGtcaaacacagactgacagactaaaaaaaaatcaactcTCCGAGCTTCCATCTTTCTCTGTGAGTGTCACCTATCATAACCTCCCAGGGGTTTATTGAGGCAGATACACGGGACAGCATGGTGCTCGTATTTGGAATGTTCAGGTCATTTGGAATGTACCGCTGATTCCGGAAGACTGGATGCAGCATcaccaaaacaacactgaagGATGCCTCGTCCCTCAAAACTTGACTTGGTCCGGGAGAGTGGAAGAGACAGCGGCGTCTACCTCCAGAGCTGCCTTCCTCGCTGGTGCCACATTGCAGGGCTATATGGCTGATAATTGGAACCACAATACTAGGATGTATTGCTGAAATTTGAACTTATTCTCAATACCATTCGATCGTTCGTCACACATTAACACCCTCAAAACGTCATTCATGTGTTTCTATGGTAACAGTCATGgtcattattataatatttttttagaaaAAGAGAATCATTCAATAGAAACACCAGACACAAGTCATTTTCAAAGTTATAGCATATCATGGCAACAGTTTGACTCCTTTAAAACCCAAACAATGTAATGATGTGGAGACAGTAGCATCTGAAACTCACTAGCTAAGAATCTGTCCACACCCTAACATGCTTCATACCCTGTACGATACACATAACTAGCTCAGTGATCCCCAACTCCACCTGCTACCCCCCAACAGTACTAACTGTCCCGTGATCCTGAGCAAGTACACCTGATTCAGCCGTCAGCTTATCGCCAGGCCCTCAACACGCTGCGCGTTGTTCTGTTGGTCTGGGGCCACATCACAAATGTATGTAACTGGTAGCGGAGGATTGGCTGGGAAACAGGATGCTACACACCCAGCATGTGACCCACCTCTCTAACACCCTGCCATGGCCTCTGACACACGCGCTGCATcggtcacagacagacacacacacggcttTGTCCCAGATGGCACTCTGTTCCCTAGGTAGGACACCGTTTCCACACAGGGCTTTGTTCGAAAGTAGTGCCCACGGCGGATTTTAAATCGTAAATGACACCCTTATCCCAGGCCCTCTGCTTGCATTCACTTCCGGCATCTAGACAAGGGTCCCAAAGGTGGCCCAAATTATAGAGGACGTAGGGGCCAATTAGACCCTCCGGCTGCCCCTTCCATCGAGTCTACATAAAGTGCCATTTGATTTTTTAGCTTGTGCAATTTCACACAATGGATAGTTGTTCTCTAATTATACAACACTTGCATTGGTTCACGTTTGATGTGGTGACGTGGCACGTAAATGAAGTGCATGCTAAATTGAAAACGTAACTGTTACCAGGGTTTATATCTTGTAAAACGACAGGAGGGATTTGTTCATTGGAACAtgcttgttttattgtttaaaagTGGAATGTAAATTGCATCACTTAAGCCACAAGTGCGTTGCCCTCAGAGTTCAGTTAGCAAAACATAACAGCACAGGGCCCCTCTCAGCACGCTAAGGGCAACGGGCTGGGTTGAGATTCAGAGATACAATAAGGTGCCATATGGGACAATACCGAGGTCGCAGAGGTCGCAGAGGTCGCAGAGGTCGCAGAGGTCGCAGAGGTCGCAGAGGTCGCAGAGGTGGTGGGGTGGGTAGCAGAAGTGTCCCTTTGCTGTGTCACTATAGTGACCCCAGCGGGGCTTTGGACCAGAACAAGACACATGGGCTATCCTGCACGAATTACAAAACTCCCTTTTTAGTACAAGTCAAAAACACGGATATGAAAAATAAGACGGACAGACATGGTGGACGAAGCGAGATGAAGACAGACCCAGAGAACAGAGCTGAAAGGGTCTACAAAAATACTACTATAGCTACAGTATAAAGAGTGGCCTCACAGGCTCCGGGTGATTCTCCAGACCAGGTCCCGAAGAGGCGGCGCGCGAGGCTGGCCgtcccacacagacagacagagaggcagccCCCAGAGAGACCTGCAGGCCTGTTGGGTGGGCTACGGGGGTTGCGGAGGGGCGGGGCTACTGCAGTCTCTCTCCGCTCTAGTGGATGGGGTGGATGTCTGTGCGGTGGTTGGGTGGGCCGTGCACTGTGCTGCCCCCTCCTGTCGTGGAGGTGGATGTGGTGATGGTGTTGTGCTGGATGACCTGTTGCTGGGAGCAGG contains the following coding sequences:
- the cpvl gene encoding probable serine carboxypeptidase CPVL, whose amino-acid sequence is MFKTMLKETLFVVLLCAFLEAAQSRGCSSFFCRKSQRLSLLSKGADPGSPLFLTPYLEKGNIEEARKLSLVGPLPGANVKSYAGYLTVNKKYNSNLYFWFFPAQEQPANAPVLLWLQGGPGGTSMFGLFVEHGPYVVFKNLTVGYREFPWTSRYSVLYIDNPVGTGFSFTDDDNGFAQNQDDVGRDLYSALTQFFQIFPEYQSNPFYATGESYAGKYVPAIGYYIHKNNPTAKVQINFKGVAIGDGLCDPELMLGGYGDFLYQTGMIDMLQKQYVEQQTDSGVQLIRQEKWVEAFEVFDRLLNGDIEPYPSFFQNATGCTNYFNYLQCREPADQGYFSQFVTLAEVRHSIHVGNLTFHDGSEVEKHLVQDVMKSIKPWLATLMDNYRVLIYSGQLDVIVAAPLTERFLPTVNWTGADEFSKAPRFHWKVQPEDTEVAGYVRQVGEFYQVIIRGGGHILPYDQPERSFDMIDRFLSTQGFL